Within the Arachis duranensis cultivar V14167 chromosome 10, aradu.V14167.gnm2.J7QH, whole genome shotgun sequence genome, the region TTCTttatcataaattatttttgtcttttaattcatttatattaaaatatattttaataattttgttttctaaaattataacatatgtaaatatattaagacaaaaagaaaaatgttagttGGTTCATAGCTCGTAACGACTTTCCAATCGAAGGAAGTTTCAGCAATGGCGGATGCGTACTTCTCTCTCTTCACCCTCATCGTTCTCATCCCCTTAGCCCTCATCGCCTTCGTCTACTTCCTCGTGCGCCCTCGCCCCGTCAAGATCCCGATCAAGAATCGCCACGTCTTCATCACCGGTGGATCCAGCGGCATCGGCCTCGCCCTCGCTCACCACGCCGCCGCCCAGGGCGCCCGCGTCTCCATCCTCGCCCGCTCCCGCAACAAGCTCGAGGAAGCGCGCAATGCCGTCCGCCTCGCCACCGGCATCGACGTCTCCGTCTTCGCCGCTGACGTCAGGGACTACGACGCCGTGAAGCGCGCGGTGGACGAGGCTGGGCCGATCGACGTGCTGCTGCTTAACCACGGCGTGTTCGTGGCGCTCGAGCTGGAGAAGCAGGAATTGAGTGAGGTCAAGTTCACGCTGGACGTTAACCTCATGGGAAGCTTCAACCTCATCAAGGCGGCGTTGCCGGCCATGAGGACCAGGAAGGACCCGCAGCAACCGGTTTCCATCGCTCTTGTCTCTTCGCAGGccggtcaggtataaatcttctACACTCTGAAGTTTTGCATGAGACTCTGCTGTTGATTGAAAGAAAGCTCAAATTCAGTGGAAATTTTGAATCTAACAGtcttttagggttttggatttaAAATTGGTTTGGATATGCTGGATATTTTGAGTGTAAGAGGAATGAACATCTGGTTTAGTAGATTACTGTTGACTGATGTGGAATTTATGTTTACATATACTTTTAGGTGGGAATTTATGGTTATGCAGCTTATTCTGCCAGTAAATTTGGCCTCCGTGGTTTAGCAGAAGCATTGCAACAAGAAGTTATAGCAGATAACATTCATGTCTCTCTGATCTTCCCTCCGGACACGGATACTCCCGGATTCGCCGAAGGTAATGAAGTGTGTGCTTTAGCTTATTTCTTTATGCATATTAGTTTTGGTGATATACATCTAGCTTCAAATTTTGTGTTGATGAGAGAAGTAGTATTCCTTGTTGAAGCATTTTCCATGAATTTGAACTGGCTACTTTAAGCTCGTAATATATGTGAAAAGAGGAAAAAGCTACAGATTggagtgcttaattctatagtGTATAACCTACACTGAAGTTATGTTTTGCTACCAAGAATTGGTGCATTGATTACCAGATTTCTTTTACTTGTAACTCAATATACTGTTGACTTAATCATTTCCAGCTTCCTCATTAAGTCATTATTGTATTATCTTTTTAGTATATGATCTCATGCATTTGAACTTATTGTCAAATGTTATAACGTTGATCCTGATTGGAAAATTATAGACAGTCAATAGCTCAAGATAATTAGATTTATAAAATGAGATCCGTTGATATAATCTCCTGGGAAGTTTACTTATTCCTATAACATAGTGGTAGTACAAACTGAAATGTTACTTTTACAGAAAACAAGAGAAAACCAGAGCTCACCAAAATCATTGCATCCTCTTCTGGTGCAATGAAACCTGAGGAGGTTGCTCAGAAAACTTTTGATGGCATAAAATCTGGGAGCTTCATCATTCCTTGCAATTTGGAGGGAATTGCACTGTCATTAGCAACTGCAGGTTTATCCCCTCAAAGGTCATTCTTAATGGCCACAGTTGAGGTTCTTGCGGCTGGAATACTGCGTATTGCAGGACTATGTTTCCAGTGGACTTGGTACACAAGTATAGAGAAGTGGCACAACCAAAGAAAAGGTAAGTGCTTGGCAGGAATGGGAGAACATTTCTTACCATTTTCtagtttaataaataaagtcCTGGTTGAGATAAATCACAGAAGACCAATAAAGGTTTACTTATTCATCACTATTGTCCCTATTGTTTACCTAGCTTTTAGTCTTTTAGAtcaccttcttttcttttcttttctttatttattatttactttttcgcCTGATTGGCTCTCATTTATGACCAAAATTTTTCACATCTATCAATTTAGTGCTGTCGAGGCAAATGGTGTGGTTGTGGCAACCACTAATGGTTGCTTACAGTTAGTTGGTCATGACGGAGAACCAAATTACAAATGTTTAATAAATCTAAGGACCAAAtaaaactttcaggcaacaggAAATAAAAGTCAAAATCGAGTAAAAATATGGGGATCTGACGAACAAAATCATTAAACCATTAATAAACTTGAATAGTCGTTTACTTAAGCTTTACATTAATGTTAACAAGGTGATCATTTTATGCTAGCACAGTCTTTGAAATTAGCTAGAGTGAATTGGATGTAGCTTTTGTGGAACTGATGATTTCTACTTCTAGCAGGTTCACCTCAAAGGAGCTGAAACACTTTGAGCTCGGTCCTTGTTTTAGGAGACTTGTAGCGGATATTGCAACGTAGTTTTCTTCAAATCTGCTCTACACTGATATATGGGGAATTTTGATTGATTGTCAACTATGTGATCTCGATCAAAGACATACATTCCAAATTTGTAGTTTCTGACATAGAATCCTTAATATATTTGATAGAGAAagtgaaaaacgaaaataaagttACATCTAGTTTTTCAGGTCTGTCtgtcagttttgttttattaagCAAATGAAATGTTTTGCAATTCTGAATCATTCATTTTCCACGGTCCTACTTTCAACTTTACCAACTTCACCTTTTCTTTTTTAGTAAGAGGTGTACGCACTACGCTTCCATccttaattagttattttaagaGACTAATGGCAACCATAAAGATCGATTCATGCAATTGTTTGAGGTTAGCTAACCAAGAATATCAAAGTTTCTACATAACTCATAAAGCACTAATCATactcctaatcctaattaatgaaCATAATATGCGACAGGCtgaatttcatttcaaattcaaatatactGGTCAAGTAAGGAGCACAAACAATGTCTCATCCAAACTCCAAACACATACATATAGCACAATGATTAtcaccacaaaccctaaaccctcaattggaaaaaaaaaaaccttttaaACAAATGGCTTCCCTATCAAAGTAGTTTGATTTCCAAAATCCAATTGGGGCAACGAGAGGCGCATTCTATGAACTTCGTTCTGGGAACGAGAAGGATTCCTGAGAAGGCGAAGAGGGTGGTTATTCTGGTTCAGAATCAGATTGGAGAAGCACGTTTTGGTGCTGAGCTTTTTGGAGGTAAGGCTTGAAATCAATCTGTATGCTGAGGTATCCAAATGCCAACGCTCCCAACACCACTATCCCTGACCTAA harbors:
- the LOC107468903 gene encoding 3-dehydrosphinganine reductase TSC10A isoform X2, with amino-acid sequence MADAYFSLFTLIVLIPLALIAFVYFLVRPRPVKIPIKNRHVFITGGSSGIGLALAHHAAAQGARVSILARSRNKLEEARNAVRLATGIDVSVFAADVRDYDAVKRAVDEAGPIDVLLLNHGVFVALELEKQELSEVKFTLDVNLMGSFNLIKAALPAMRTRKDPQQPVSIALVSSQAGQVGIYGYAAYSASKFGLRGLAEALQQEVIADNIHVSLIFPPDTDTPGFAEENKRKPELTKIIASSSGAMKPEEVAQKTFDGIKSGSFIIPCNLEGIALSLATAGLSPQRSFLMATVEVLAAGILRIAGLCFQWTWYTSIEKWHNQRKGSPQRS
- the LOC107468903 gene encoding 3-dehydrosphinganine reductase TSC10A isoform X1 — encoded protein: MADAYFSLFTLIVLIPLALIAFVYFLVRPRPVKIPIKNRHVFITGGSSGIGLALAHHAAAQGARVSILARSRNKLEEARNAVRLATGIDVSVFAADVRDYDAVKRAVDEAGPIDVLLLNHGVFVALELEKQELSEVKFTLDVNLMGSFNLIKAALPAMRTRKDPQQPVSIALVSSQAGQVGIYGYAAYSASKFGLRGLAEALQQEVIADNIHVSLIFPPDTDTPGFAEENKRKPELTKIIASSSGAMKPEEVAQKTFDGIKSGSFIIPCNLEGIALSLATAGLSPQRSFLMATVEVLAAGILRIAGLCFQWTWYTSIEKWHNQRKAGSPQRS